GTCCCGTGGGGTGGGAGTACACCGGCAATCCCTGCGGGTTCCTCATCACTTCGGAAGGCAAGACCCTCTATCACGCAGGCGACACCGGGCTGTTCTGGGACATGAAACTGATCGGCGAGCTGCAGCCGATTGATCTGGCGCTTCTGCCCATTGGTGATAACTTCACCATGGGCGTCGCCGATGCGATCAAGGCCGTCGAACTCCTGCATCCGCGACGGGTGGTGCCGATGCACTACGACACCTTTGACATGATCAAGGCCGATCCCTCCGTCTTCGCTGCCGGCGCCGCCCGATTTGCCACGCCGACGGTCATGAAGATCGGCGACTGGCTGGAGTACTGATCGGCAACGAAGCGTATCACCCGGGCGACCATGACCAAATCCGCGCGTCTCGTCGTTGGCATCGTTGGCGTCCTCGCGTTTCTGGCGCTCCTGGCGCTGGTGGTCGTCAAGTTCGTGTTCACCAAGGAACGCGTGCTGGCGATGCTGACGCCGCAACTGGAGCGGGTGATCGACCGTCCGGTCACGATCGCCGATGCCGGCATCACGCTCTGGGGCGGCATCGGGGTGCGTCTCGACGGCGTGACCGTCGGCAACGCCGCCGGATTCTCCCGTGAACCGATGCTCTCGTTGCAGCGTCTCGACATCAAAGCGCGGTTCTGGCCGCTTCTGCGCGGCCATGTGGTCATCGACCGGATTGTTCTCGACCAGCCTTATGCGCTGATCGAACTCTCCGAAGACGGCCGATCGAATTTCGCGGGCATGATCAAGACCGATGCCGCCCCCGACTCCGGCATGGCGCCCGCCGACGGCCAGCCGCTGAAGGTCGCCCGGATCATTATCGTCGATGCCGGGCTGGGTTGGCGCGACCGGCGCGATGCCCTCTGGATCGACCTCTTCGGCGCCGACGCCGAAATCAATCTCGATGCCGCGCGACCCGGCTTCCTCGCCTTTGACGCCCAGACCGTCTTCGACTCGCTTTTCCTGCAAGGCCATCGCCGCTTTTCGATCCGCGCCGGCCAGCCGTCGCTGGCGGTACGCGGCTCCTGGGACAGAACCTCGCGCACACTGACTGTCGATTCGGCCGCGACCGAGTGGTGGGGCGCTAGGATCAATGCCGCCGGACGGGTGCAGATTCTGCCGTCGCTCTACGATGTTGCCTTTAACGCACGCCTCGGCGCCGTGCGGGTCGAAGAACTCATTCGCGAGATCGATGCCGCGTTCCCGCTGCCCAAGTTGGCCGGGCTGACCGCGCGCATGTCGGGCGACATCGAGGCGCGCTTCGTCTGGCCGCTGCCCGACAACACCGCGCCCGAATGGCAGGGACGCTTCGAAGTGACTGATCTGCGTTGGCCACTGCCAGAAACCGGCGTGGAAGTGGCCATCCCACGCGTGCAGCTGCATGGCAGCGATCGCTCGGTGTCCTGGTCGGTCGCCGCCGGTCAGATCACCGGAGGAACTTTCGCCACCTCGGGCACCATCGACCGGCTCTTCCTGACCGAACCCACATTCTCGGCGCTGTTGAAGGCCGACGTGCCATTGGAAGGGATGAAGGGCCTGCTGCCCGCGGCCTGGCGGTCGTCGATCGCCGGCGCGGTGCGTATTGATCTCAACGGCTTCGGCCAACTCGACGACTGGCGCAATCTGCACGTGACCGGCGAGGTGGCCTCCGACCGGTTACGTATTGTCGATGCCGATTGGGACTTTGATTCCCTGGTGATCTCGGCCGATTGCCGTCTGACCGGCCATGGGGTCCAGCTCGACCGTTGCGACTGGACCGCCGGCGCATCGCGCGGGCAGCTGAACGGGCAAATCGAATCGCTTCTGCCCGCGGTCCTGAACGACTACGCCACGCCCGATGTCCCGCATGGACGTATCGATGTGAGCGGGCCGCGTATCGATCTCGACGCTCTGATCGGCGATGAAACCTCCGCCCCCGACACCCTGACCGGCGATCCGGAGAAGATCCCATTGATGTCGATTTCCGGCACACTGCGCGCCGACACGGTCATCTACAATGGATTGCTGCTCACCGCCATCGAGGCCCCGTATGAGTACCGCGACCGGGTCTTATCGCTGGCGCCGATCCGTGGCGAACTATACGGCGGTCTGCTCGGCGGTCGTCTCGACTGGAATCTGAACAGTTGGCCCGCGCCCGAGTTTTTTGCTTCGCTGAGCGCCGACAACATCGAAGCCGAAGCCTTCGCGGCCCGCTATCTCGGCTGGGTCGGCGGCGTGTCCGGCTTGATGACCGTCTCCGGCGAATTCAACGGCCGCGGACGTGAAGCGGAGCAGATTCTGCCCACGCTGATCGCGCAGGGGAAGGTCGATCTGTCCGGCGCGCGGTTGGAGGCGGCGCCGCTTTTGGGGCGGATCGGCGCCGCGCTCGGCATCAGCGGTCTGGACCGGCCCCGCTCGCTGCGCGATCTGCGCGTGCCGTTCCGCATCGAGAACGGTCGGATCATCACCGATGAGCTGCGTGTCACCTTCGACGACGTGCAATACACCGCGCGCGGCTCCTATGGGCTGGACCATTCGTTGCATTACAGTGTCAGCGCCCGCGCCGTCGGCGCCAACGCCCCGCGCCTCATCCCCGAGACCGGGCTCCGTTTCTCGCTGACCGGCACCGTGACCGCGCCGGAGGTCCGCATCGACGCCGCCGGCACGGCGCGCGATGTCGTCGACGATCTGGTCGGACGCGCCAAGGACACGCTGCAAAAGAGGTTCGACGAGAAACTCCGCGACCTGTTCAAACCACAAAAGCCCTGATATGCGGCCGATCCTGCGATCGTCGTTGTTTGCCGCCGTCGGCGTGCTGGCCTTGGTGGCCGCGACGGCCGCCCAACCGCCGACGACGTTGCCCCTCCTGATCAGCGGCGGCGACCCGGCGCTGGTGGCCGAAACCGAGACGATTCTCCGCGCGGCCCATGAGGAACTGGTCCGTCACAGCGGCGTGGCAATCCGCGACACGGTGCGCGTGGTCTATGTGGCCCGGTCGCAATCCTTCGACTCGGTGGTTGGCGGACGTTTCCCCGACTGGGGGGTGGCTGCCGCCGTGGCCGAGGCCAACCTGATCGCGGTTCGTTCACCGCTGGACTACCCCCTCGGACGCTCGCTGCGCGAAACGCTGCGCCATGAGCTGGCGCATCTGCACATCGATGCCCTCAGCGGCATGCGCCAGATTCCGCGCTGGATGCATGAG
This region of bacterium genomic DNA includes:
- a CDS encoding AsmA family protein, with product MTKSARLVVGIVGVLAFLALLALVVVKFVFTKERVLAMLTPQLERVIDRPVTIADAGITLWGGIGVRLDGVTVGNAAGFSREPMLSLQRLDIKARFWPLLRGHVVIDRIVLDQPYALIELSEDGRSNFAGMIKTDAAPDSGMAPADGQPLKVARIIIVDAGLGWRDRRDALWIDLFGADAEINLDAARPGFLAFDAQTVFDSLFLQGHRRFSIRAGQPSLAVRGSWDRTSRTLTVDSAATEWWGARINAAGRVQILPSLYDVAFNARLGAVRVEELIREIDAAFPLPKLAGLTARMSGDIEARFVWPLPDNTAPEWQGRFEVTDLRWPLPETGVEVAIPRVQLHGSDRSVSWSVAAGQITGGTFATSGTIDRLFLTEPTFSALLKADVPLEGMKGLLPAAWRSSIAGAVRIDLNGFGQLDDWRNLHVTGEVASDRLRIVDADWDFDSLVISADCRLTGHGVQLDRCDWTAGASRGQLNGQIESLLPAVLNDYATPDVPHGRIDVSGPRIDLDALIGDETSAPDTLTGDPEKIPLMSISGTLRADTVIYNGLLLTAIEAPYEYRDRVLSLAPIRGELYGGLLGGRLDWNLNSWPAPEFFASLSADNIEAEAFAARYLGWVGGVSGLMTVSGEFNGRGREAEQILPTLIAQGKVDLSGARLEAAPLLGRIGAALGISGLDRPRSLRDLRVPFRIENGRIITDELRVTFDDVQYTARGSYGLDHSLHYSVSARAVGANAPRLIPETGLRFSLTGTVTAPEVRIDAAGTARDVVDDLVGRAKDTLQKRFDEKLRDLFKPQKP